From Paenibacillus sp. GP183, one genomic window encodes:
- a CDS encoding cellulase family glycosylhydrolase: MKDHIDYDVSGFVKAQGSKLVNGEGREFLFRGVGFGSWLLPEGYMWLFPDQGDRPRRIEQMIRDLIGEEKAKQFWEHYYQKHTSEADIRQIAEEGFNSVRVPINARFLLDEEETSLFKEQHLQIIDQIIEWCRTHRLYVILDLHGAPGGQTGTNIDDSENDQPELFMDERNRRLTIEIWHMLAERYKDEWIVAGYDLLNEPLPNWFSAYNSMVMPLYQDIVNAIRKVDNRHMIILEGVHWATDWSIFTNKLDDNLMLQFHKYWNNPDTESIQVYLDKRVEWNVPIFMGEGGENNKEWYAGAFRLFEDHEISWNFWTWKKMGKGNSPCRVKTPNQWQQLVDYLQGGAKPDVVTAERILWEYLDNLSFDHCVYYPYVVRALFRRPQTHIPAIFYGYRGEGVSFSIANRTSEHVGFRINDGVDIRFVESEREMVNFQHSKGEPWQIDERLYVLLAPGDWLAYDMQVAPYSSPTLYTIHLWVSAFGENGSIAITVDGDLVGVAEVYGQTWNKVQPELGFSLDSGQHTIVLKAEKNPVRIEWFEVISKGPVPLG, encoded by the coding sequence TTGAAGGATCATATAGATTACGATGTTTCCGGATTCGTAAAAGCACAGGGCAGTAAACTTGTGAACGGAGAAGGACGGGAGTTTTTATTTCGCGGTGTCGGTTTTGGAAGCTGGCTCCTGCCTGAAGGCTATATGTGGTTGTTTCCTGATCAAGGAGATCGTCCTCGACGAATTGAACAAATGATTCGCGATTTGATTGGGGAGGAGAAGGCGAAGCAATTTTGGGAGCATTATTACCAGAAGCATACTTCTGAAGCGGATATCCGCCAAATTGCAGAAGAGGGCTTCAATTCTGTCCGAGTGCCAATCAATGCCAGATTTCTTCTGGATGAGGAAGAGACGAGTTTGTTTAAGGAGCAGCATCTGCAAATTATTGACCAGATTATTGAATGGTGTCGTACACATCGTCTGTATGTCATTCTTGATTTGCACGGGGCACCAGGTGGTCAAACCGGAACGAATATCGACGATTCCGAGAACGATCAGCCGGAATTGTTCATGGATGAGCGAAATCGGCGTCTTACGATTGAAATCTGGCATATGCTGGCTGAACGCTACAAGGACGAATGGATCGTGGCCGGATACGATCTTCTGAATGAGCCGCTGCCAAACTGGTTTTCAGCTTATAACAGCATGGTCATGCCGCTGTATCAGGATATCGTGAATGCAATCAGGAAAGTGGACAACCGTCATATGATTATCCTGGAAGGTGTCCATTGGGCGACGGATTGGTCCATATTCACGAATAAGCTGGATGACAATTTGATGCTGCAATTTCATAAGTATTGGAATAATCCGGATACAGAGAGTATTCAGGTGTATTTGGACAAGAGAGTAGAATGGAACGTGCCGATCTTCATGGGAGAAGGCGGCGAGAACAACAAAGAATGGTACGCAGGCGCATTCCGTTTGTTCGAGGATCATGAGATCTCTTGGAATTTCTGGACCTGGAAGAAGATGGGCAAAGGAAATTCTCCTTGTCGAGTAAAAACTCCAAATCAATGGCAACAGTTGGTTGATTATTTGCAAGGCGGCGCTAAACCTGATGTAGTTACCGCTGAACGCATTCTATGGGAGTATCTGGATAACCTCTCGTTCGATCATTGCGTATATTATCCTTATGTTGTGCGAGCACTGTTTCGCAGACCACAAACCCATATACCGGCCATATTTTATGGTTACCGTGGCGAGGGTGTAAGCTTCTCAATTGCGAATCGGACGAGTGAGCATGTTGGTTTTCGCATCAACGATGGGGTTGACATTCGGTTTGTGGAAAGCGAGAGGGAGATGGTTAACTTTCAGCATAGTAAAGGGGAACCGTGGCAAATAGATGAACGGCTTTACGTTCTATTGGCTCCAGGTGACTGGTTAGCATATGACATGCAGGTAGCTCCTTACTCGAGTCCGACACTTTATACGATTCATCTATGGGTGAGTGCATTTGGGGAGAATGGATCGATTGCCATTACTGTAGATGGAGATTTGGTTGGAGTTGCAGAAGTTTATGGACAAACCTGGAATAAGGTTCAGCCGGAACTCGGGTTTAGTCTTGACTCAGGCCAGCATACAATTGTTCTTAAAGCTGAGAAGAACCCTGTCCGTATTGAATGGTTCGAAGTCATAAGTAAAGGACCGGTACCCTTAGGGTAA
- the thiD gene encoding bifunctional hydroxymethylpyrimidine kinase/phosphomethylpyrimidine kinase — protein sequence MAKVSKVLTIAGSDSGGGAGIQADLKTFQELGVYGMSVITAVTAQNTLGVQGVLALPVDIIIQQIDSIGTDLEPQGLKTGMLFSKEIIEAVACQITKYGWPNLVVDPVMIAKGGTALLREDAVEAMRKVLIPLAEVVTPNILEAEVLAGFGIETLEDRKEAAKQIYKLGAKHVLVKGGHGKESEEAIDILYDGKIFTKFTATRILTKDTHGTGCTFAAAIASELAKGSTMQNAIQTAKSFIQSAIAYPLGLGHGHGPTNHWAYNRMNERTKV from the coding sequence ATGGCAAAAGTAAGTAAAGTATTAACGATTGCCGGTTCAGATAGCGGCGGCGGTGCTGGGATCCAAGCCGATCTCAAAACCTTTCAAGAACTAGGTGTTTATGGCATGTCTGTTATAACTGCTGTCACAGCACAAAATACGCTTGGTGTGCAAGGTGTTCTTGCATTGCCAGTTGACATCATTATTCAGCAAATAGATTCCATTGGAACAGATCTTGAACCGCAGGGACTGAAGACAGGCATGCTGTTCAGCAAAGAGATTATCGAAGCCGTAGCCTGCCAAATTACAAAATACGGCTGGCCTAATTTAGTCGTTGATCCCGTCATGATCGCTAAAGGCGGTACTGCATTATTACGAGAAGATGCTGTGGAGGCTATGCGCAAGGTGCTCATTCCACTAGCGGAAGTAGTGACTCCCAACATTCTCGAAGCGGAGGTTCTAGCAGGATTTGGGATTGAAACTTTAGAGGATCGTAAGGAAGCAGCCAAACAAATTTATAAGCTGGGCGCCAAGCATGTATTGGTAAAAGGCGGTCATGGAAAAGAAAGTGAAGAAGCTATAGATATTTTGTATGATGGTAAAATTTTTACGAAATTTACTGCAACAAGGATATTAACCAAAGATACACACGGTACGGGATGTACATTTGCGGCAGCGATTGCATCCGAGCTAGCCAAGGGCTCTACGATGCAGAATGCCATTCAAACTGCAAAAAGTTTTATCCAATCGGCAATTGCGTACCCGCTAGGGTTAGGTCATGGTCATGGGCCAACCAACCATTGGGCTTA
- the tenI gene encoding thiazole tautomerase TenI, whose product MIYEGLHIISNNKLALDDFALLAGRIKQYVTAFHLREKTKTARELINGIELLLAAGVSPECIIVNDRVDVAAAMGISGVQLTYHSLAVNQVKRLFPRLKIGKSVHSVDEARLAEDEGADFLIFGHIYPTDSKPGLPSKGVDLLRQVMGNVSLPVIAIGGIKPENTREILRNGARGIAVMSGILDAENPVLAAKAYYDFLQMGRSDDRL is encoded by the coding sequence TTGATTTATGAAGGTTTACATATTATTTCAAATAACAAATTAGCTTTAGATGACTTTGCTCTATTAGCCGGGAGGATAAAACAGTATGTAACTGCTTTTCATCTGCGAGAAAAAACGAAAACGGCTCGCGAATTGATAAACGGGATCGAGCTTCTCTTGGCTGCCGGTGTTTCTCCGGAATGTATCATTGTGAATGATCGCGTAGACGTTGCGGCTGCTATGGGTATTTCAGGGGTGCAGCTTACTTATCATAGTCTCGCAGTGAATCAAGTGAAACGTCTTTTTCCGCGGCTAAAGATTGGAAAGTCTGTACATTCGGTTGATGAAGCAAGACTTGCGGAGGATGAAGGCGCGGATTTCCTTATTTTTGGGCATATTTATCCGACAGATTCTAAACCGGGTTTACCTAGTAAGGGAGTGGATCTTTTACGTCAAGTTATGGGGAATGTGTCTCTTCCGGTCATTGCCATCGGTGGAATTAAACCAGAGAACACAAGGGAAATTTTGCGTAATGGAGCAAGGGGAATTGCCGTAATGAGCGGTATTCTTGATGCTGAAAATCCAGTACTCGCTGCAAAGGCATATTATGATTTTTTACAAATGGGGCGATCGGATGACAGGTTATGA
- a CDS encoding carbohydrate ABC transporter permease, with translation MSHEGTKSVSASIGHRAGSALIFLILIASAVFTLFPIYMGLLNSLKTEGAMMNNILSIPTQLEFKNYGGAFHKTNFLRSLWNTSYIAVVGLIGIIGCASMAGYKLSRSPGKLSAFLFLLFVMSTLIPFHSIMITLTRIAKNLHVQGSTTGLGLIYIGMGVAFAIFLYHGFVKSIPRELDEAAVIDGCSEFRLFVVIIFPLLLPITATIAILNLLWIWNDFLLPLLMLTDFKTYTLLLSTNMLFGQYGNNDWSAILSSLILALLPVVVLFFLLQKYILQGIADGAIKG, from the coding sequence ATGAGTCATGAAGGTACAAAATCCGTCTCAGCAAGTATCGGACACCGTGCTGGATCAGCTCTAATCTTTCTTATTCTGATTGCTTCAGCTGTGTTTACACTCTTCCCGATCTATATGGGTTTATTAAATTCTCTAAAGACGGAAGGCGCCATGATGAATAACATCCTTTCCATTCCCACTCAACTGGAATTCAAAAATTATGGAGGCGCATTTCATAAAACGAACTTCTTGCGCAGTCTGTGGAACACATCCTACATAGCAGTAGTGGGTTTGATTGGAATTATCGGTTGTGCTTCGATGGCAGGATACAAACTATCCCGCTCTCCGGGCAAGCTAAGCGCATTTTTGTTTCTTCTTTTCGTTATGTCCACGTTGATTCCGTTTCATTCCATTATGATTACATTGACTAGAATTGCCAAAAATCTTCATGTTCAGGGATCTACGACTGGTCTTGGGTTGATTTATATTGGAATGGGGGTTGCCTTTGCCATTTTTCTATATCATGGATTTGTGAAATCCATTCCTCGAGAGCTTGACGAAGCTGCGGTTATTGACGGTTGCAGTGAATTTCGTCTGTTTGTTGTTATCATATTCCCGCTGCTGCTTCCCATCACGGCGACTATAGCCATTCTCAATCTGCTGTGGATATGGAATGATTTTCTACTGCCGCTGCTCATGTTGACGGATTTCAAAACATACACCTTGTTGTTATCGACCAATATGCTTTTTGGCCAGTATGGCAACAACGATTGGTCGGCTATACTGTCTTCTTTGATACTGGCACTGCTGCCTGTCGTCGTTTTGTTCTTTTTGCTGCAAAAATACATTCTCCAAGGCATCGCTGATGGAGCTATAAAAGGATAA
- the thiS gene encoding sulfur carrier protein ThiS, translated as MQLIINGDPIGVPETVTTISQLLLHLGLEEKIVIVELNQVILEKANHLNTTVSSGDRIEIVHFVGGG; from the coding sequence GTGCAACTAATTATTAATGGGGACCCTATAGGAGTACCCGAAACGGTAACCACGATTTCTCAGCTCTTGTTGCATTTAGGTTTAGAAGAGAAGATTGTGATTGTTGAGTTGAATCAGGTTATTTTGGAAAAAGCGAATCATTTGAACACAACGGTATCCAGTGGTGATCGTATTGAGATCGTACATTTTGTAGGAGGCGGATGA
- a CDS encoding thiazole synthase, which yields MLKIGSYTFNSRLLLGTGKFPSFEVQREAVKVSETQILTFAVRRMNIFEPTQPNFLEMLDLSQFTLLPNTAGAKTAEEAVRIARLAKASGLCDMIKVEVIGDFKTLLPDPIETLKATEMLLAEGFIVLPYTSDDVLLAKRLQDLGAHAIMPGASPIGSGQGIVNPLNLSLIIEQASVPIIVDAGIGTPSDAVIAMELGADAVLLNTAVSGAKDPVKMALAMRLAIESGRLGFEAGRIPKKRYATASSPAEGMSK from the coding sequence ATGTTGAAAATAGGATCGTATACATTTAATTCAAGACTTCTTTTAGGAACGGGTAAATTTCCAAGCTTTGAGGTGCAGCGCGAAGCTGTTAAAGTATCGGAGACGCAAATTTTAACTTTTGCTGTGCGGAGAATGAATATTTTTGAACCCACGCAACCGAATTTTTTGGAAATGCTGGATTTATCGCAATTTACTCTTCTCCCGAATACGGCTGGGGCCAAAACAGCTGAAGAAGCCGTACGGATTGCGAGACTAGCTAAGGCTTCCGGGCTGTGCGATATGATCAAGGTTGAAGTTATCGGGGATTTTAAGACACTCCTCCCAGATCCGATTGAAACGTTAAAAGCGACTGAAATGCTATTGGCGGAAGGTTTTATTGTCTTGCCTTATACTTCGGATGATGTGTTATTGGCCAAAAGACTTCAAGATTTAGGGGCTCATGCCATTATGCCGGGCGCTTCACCCATTGGTTCAGGGCAAGGGATTGTGAACCCTCTTAATCTAAGTTTGATTATTGAGCAAGCGAGTGTCCCTATTATTGTTGACGCAGGAATTGGTACGCCTTCGGATGCTGTCATTGCAATGGAACTGGGTGCCGATGCTGTTCTATTGAATACCGCGGTTTCTGGAGCTAAAGATCCTGTCAAAATGGCATTGGCGATGAGATTAGCCATAGAGTCAGGACGTTTAGGCTTTGAAGCCGGACGCATTCCAAAGAAGCGTTATGCCACGGCAAGCAGTCCTGCAGAAGGAATGAGCAAATAA
- a CDS encoding thiazole biosynthesis adenylyltransferase ThiF, with product MNARYSRQQLFKPIGPKGQEKLGQKHVLIIGAGALGTGIAETLVRSGVGTITIVDRDYVEWSNLQRQQLFNEEDARQRLPKAIAARHRLKEINSEVDIRTHIMDVTIREIEDLVKGVDLILDATDNFEARLLINDISQKIGIPWIYGACVGSYGLTFTVLPGITTCLNCLLENMPMGGATCDTVGVIAPVVQMVISYQTSEALKILVEDLISLHGKLISFDLWTNAHCAIKADKLKKPNCPSCGEKRTYPYLLSENLSHSAVLCGRDTVQIRPAKPFSRNMKEVAQTLMQQGGHVEANPYLISFTIGNHRLVIFQDGRVLIHGTKDIAQARSLYTRYLG from the coding sequence ATGAACGCACGTTATTCCAGACAGCAGCTGTTTAAGCCTATCGGGCCAAAGGGGCAGGAAAAGCTGGGTCAGAAGCATGTTTTAATTATCGGAGCTGGCGCCTTGGGTACTGGGATTGCGGAAACGCTAGTTAGGTCAGGTGTCGGTACGATTACAATAGTGGATCGTGACTATGTCGAATGGAGCAATTTGCAGCGGCAGCAGCTTTTTAATGAAGAAGACGCACGGCAGCGGCTGCCTAAAGCCATTGCCGCGAGACACCGATTAAAGGAAATCAACTCAGAGGTAGATATTCGAACGCATATCATGGATGTGACGATTAGAGAGATCGAAGATCTCGTCAAGGGCGTTGATCTGATTTTAGACGCAACGGACAATTTTGAAGCACGACTCTTAATAAATGACATCTCCCAAAAGATAGGGATACCGTGGATTTATGGTGCATGTGTAGGCAGCTATGGCCTAACCTTTACCGTTTTACCTGGGATTACAACCTGCTTGAATTGCCTCTTGGAAAATATGCCGATGGGAGGAGCTACCTGCGATACTGTGGGTGTTATTGCTCCTGTTGTGCAAATGGTCATTTCCTACCAAACCAGCGAGGCTTTAAAAATCCTAGTGGAAGATTTGATTTCTTTACATGGCAAACTCATTAGCTTTGATTTGTGGACGAATGCACATTGCGCGATAAAAGCCGATAAATTGAAAAAACCTAACTGTCCTTCCTGTGGCGAGAAACGAACATACCCCTATTTATTAAGCGAAAATCTATCCCATTCCGCAGTCTTATGTGGACGTGATACCGTACAAATCCGACCCGCCAAGCCTTTTTCACGAAACATGAAAGAAGTTGCGCAAACACTTATGCAGCAAGGGGGACATGTTGAGGCTAACCCCTATCTCATTTCATTTACAATTGGCAATCATCGTCTAGTCATTTTTCAAGACGGTCGTGTACTCATTCATGGCACGAAGGATATCGCACAGGCACGCAGCTTATATACTCGTTATCTTGGCTAA